TTGATGATGGCTTTGGCTCCGTCACCGGAGCCGGTTGCGGAGATGGAGAAATTCACATCGGAATGGTTTGCCTGGTAGGCGGCAACAAGTTTCTTCATGGCCGGGTCGACGGTAGTGGAACCTTTGACGCGGATGTCTGCGGCGTTAGCCAAAGCGGAGACGCTCAGAATTGCCAGTGCAACAAATGCAATCAGGAGTTTTTTCATCAGTGTGCCTTCCTTGAAATTATGTATAAAAAGTACAGTCCTCAATGACGTGTTGTGAATTAATAGACCCGTCATGTTACGGTTTCGTGACGGGTAATCGAAAGGTGAGTGACAGTTCTTCGGGCAGCTTTGGATAGAGGCGTCTCCCTGCATTTTTTGAGTATCGGCTGTGGAGAGGATTAAACCGTGCTCGAAAATGTCCCTTTATATCAGTCTGCCATGCATCATGTGGATAAAGAGGTATCTAATGGGAAGGACTTCCCTTCGACAATTTTTTGGTCTTTCGAAAGACGTGGGTCTGAGAAACTGGACCACAGTTTAAGGTGGACGTAAGAAGCCTGAAGGCGGCTTTTTTATGTCCAAGAAGAGAAGAATGTTCACTGCTAAATTTAAAGCCTGCGTAGCCCTCGCCGACCTATCTGGCGAGCACACTCTTTTCGATTTAGTCAGCAAGTATGGCGTTCATACCAACCAAATATCCACTTGGAAACGACAAGCCAAAGAAGGTGTTGTCGTATCTTTTTCTGGTAAGGTAGAAAAGAGCCAGCAAATGGACGAAGCGCGTATCAAGGATCTGCACGCTAAGATCGGCCAATTTTTGATCGAGAAGGATTTTTTGCAA
The genomic region above belongs to uncultured Pseudodesulfovibrio sp. and contains:
- a CDS encoding transposase; translated protein: MSKKRRMFTAKFKACVALADLSGEHTLFDLVSKYGVHTNQISTWKRQAKEGVVVSFSGKVEKSQQMDEARIKDLHAKIGQFLIEKDFLQQAFAKI